In Magnolia sinica isolate HGM2019 chromosome 16, MsV1, whole genome shotgun sequence, the genomic window GCCCAAAAATGGACAATGGGAGCACAAATACCGTCTTAACTTCTGCTTTAACATGACGAATGAGTTACTCCCTGGATGCATCATCAGTTAGCATGAACACCAATTCTGTCTTGCCCTCACCTGCAGGAAGCTTCTTCCTGATGTACTGCTCACCCCCACTTCTGCTTTGGAACCTCATTCTGGTCCCCACTTCCTAGGCATTCATTTTCTTTTGAAGATCCTTCCTAGGCACTTCCTAGGCATTCATGCTTCATTACAACTCAAAAAGTGCTGCTTCACTGTTCCCACTGATGCTTTTTGCAATAATGATTTTACCTTCCACATAACAGATGAGTGAATCCTTGGATACATAATCAGCTAACATGTTGGAGGTTGAAGTTGCTTCAGCCGTTGAACAACTTGCTTCATTGTAGGTCTGATGGAGAGGGAATCAACAGTACACATGACGGCCAAATGCAGTGTCTCCACCAAATCATCATGAGGACCCATATCCCACAGCCCTGTGGTGAAGACCTCGCGTGCCCGGCCCTGCCGGAGAAGCATACATGCCCATTGAACAATATTGAAACCATTTCCATATGAAGAGAATGAAGGATCCAAGGCTTTCTTGTCAGATATCAGCTCCAGCAGTACCACACCATAGCTGTAGACATCAGCCTTATCAGAAACACGGCATGTCATCGCATACTCTGGAGCAACATATCCAAAAGTTCCTGCAACACCTGTGGTTGCATGTGTTTCAGAAGTACCCAGCAGCCTAGCCAATCCAAAGTCTGACAGATACGCATTGAAGTTGTTGTCCAATAAGATATTGCTCGGTTTGACATCGCGATGGAGGACCCGAGGGACACACTGATCATGTAAATAAGCAAGTGCACGAGCAATATCTAAAGCAATCCTGTGAAGCATCCTCCAGTCAACGGCTCTTGTGGACCTCTCCTGGATAAAATTTTCCAAATTGCCTCCAGGCAGATAATTATATACAAGAAACATCTCTGTCTCGCTGGCATGGAATCCTATTAAAGTAACCAAATTTGGATGGCGCATTCTTCCGAGGGTCTTGATTTCCGCATGGAACTGTTGAACCCCTTGGAACCGTCCCACTGAGAGCCTCTTTATCGCAACTAAAACTCCTGGAGAAATCTCAGCTTTATAAGTAGCTCCAAAACCTCCATGCCCAATGCAGTTACTAGGATTGAAACTTCCTGTAGCCTGCATGACATTATCGTAAGTCAGTGGCGCCCCAATCGGAGTGAAAACTGTAACTTCCCTTCTTGATCCTTGAACCGTGGGCTTTGGGATGCATTTTCTTGTATAGAGAAAGAGAACCACCAGTGCAAGAAGGACAGAAACTATAGCAGACGCTGATGTTATAGAGGCGATCTCGATGGAATTAAATCCGCTGCTTCCACTCTTCTTGGATGTACTTGCTGATGGAGACGCAGCATACTGTTGTGCAACCCCATTCCGCCCTTGCAGATCGGATGATGGCACGGACAGTGAAACTAGAGGGCAACTGCGAAGAGATGGGTTCCCAATGACACTGTCACATTTCATCGAATTAGCATTCAATGGTACTGGCCCAGACAAGTTATTGAATGACACATTGAATTCAGAGAGCGACGTCACGTTTGCTAAACCCGAAGGGATCTGCCCTGAGAGTTTATTGTTGCTGAGTAAAAGAACAGACAGATTCCTCAAAGTCACCAGGTCTCTCGGAATTTCACCTGATAGGAAATTCAAAGAAAGATCCAACACCTCTAGAGAAGGCAACCACCCCAAGCTGCTAGGGATATGCCCAGTCAGGTCGTTGCCAGCCAATGATAGATACTTCAAAGCCTTCATCTGACCAAAACTCTCCGGAATTGGACCCTGCAGTTCGTTCCTACTCAAGTCAAGGCTAACAAGAGAGTCCAAATACCCGAAATTCGACGGTATCAATCCAGTAATATGATTCCCAGCAAGATCCAAAAGCTTAAGAGATCTGCAAGTCTCACCAATCTCCACCGGAATCTGACCAGAAACCTGATTGTTGCTAAAGTTGGCAAACAATCCATTCAAATTGGCACACTTGTTGAACAGATACCCAGGAAGTGAACCAGTAAGGCCATTCCCGCTGACCAGAAATGCATAAACAGTTTGTTTGCCCAACCTTTCGGCAGCAATTGGCAAAGATGGAAGGGGGCCAGAGAAATTATTCCCACTGAAATTGTGAAGAACTGCAAGATCACCACTGGATGCAAACGATGGCAATGACATTGCAGTGAGAGCTCTGTATGTAAAGAATGAAGAATATGCAGTGGAGGGATTGTAAGGGTGGACAAACGAAGCATTCAAGGAGGTGGGTAGATAAGGGCATCCATTGTAAATGAACCTAGGAATAGAACCAGATAACTGGTTCCTGCTAACATCGAAGACTTGCATACAAGGAATCGGAAGTTTCACATTGAGGCCCCCACTCAGCTTATTGAAGTTCAAGTCGAGAAAATGCAGGTTCTTGCACTGACTAAACACCACGGGAATTTCTCCAGTGAAAAGATTCTGACCCAGGTTAACCATTTCCAAGCTGTTGCAAGCACCCCAATCACTTGGAATACTACCTTCCAGTGTGGCCCTTGGGGCCCAAATTATCTTCAACTTTGGCAATCTCGTGATATTCACCGGAATCCCTCCTTGGTAGTAGTTGTAATCGTCATAGGCAACATCCGATGGCCTGCCAAAAGAGTCCACAGATGGCGGCAACGGATTGTACAAATTCGAAAGAACGAGCACAGATAATTCTAAGCAGTTTCCAAGCTCAGCGGGCACAGGCCCACTCAGGCTGTTCCTCGATACATCCAACACTTCAAGCTTCTGAAGCCGACCAAGATCCGgtggaatgacatcatccaacaTATTCGAAAACAATCGCAACGTTCTCAATACGCCGCAGTTCCCCAAATTATGAGGAATGACATCATTCAAAAAATTTGCCGACAAATCAAGATGCTCAAGCTGCCTGCACCCATTCCCAAGCTCCTTCGGTATAGACCCACTCAACTGATTCAAAGACAAAAATAATCCCCTCAATTCAGAGAAATTGCCAAGGAAACCGGGCACGGTCCCATTCAGTTTATTTCCAGATAAATTCAAGATCTCCAACCCGACACAGTTCAAAAGAGAGATCGGAATCTCTCCttcaatcccaccattaaaaccaagATTAAGAACACGCAGCCTCCTCAAGCCTCTGAATTCTGAAGGCAGCGTCCCAGACAGA contains:
- the LOC131229747 gene encoding LRR receptor-like serine/threonine-protein kinase RPK2, whose amino-acid sequence is MRSLRSLYKTLILSLFLTLLLFLPLSISAATSEKSILLQFKSSVSSNPADLLSDWNSADPDPCSWSGVSCDSKSRVISLNITGSSGGGDFRRGNSLSDASCSEFSFFGRNCSVGNRKLAGKLLPLFGELSELRVLSLPFNDFDGEIPVEIWGLEKLVVLNLEGNSLSGTLPSEFRGLRRLRVLNLGFNGGIEGEIPISLLNCVGLEILNLSGNKLNGTVPGFLGNFSELRGLFLSLNQLSGSIPKELGNGCRQLEHLDLSANFLNDVIPHNLGNCGVLRTLRLFSNMLDDVIPPDLGRLQKLEVLDVSRNSLSGPVPAELGNCLELSVLVLSNLYNPLPPSVDSFGRPSDVAYDDYNYYQGGIPVNITRLPKLKIIWAPRATLEGSIPSDWGACNSLEMVNLGQNLFTGEIPVVFSQCKNLHFLDLNFNKLSGGLNVKLPIPCMQVFDVSRNQLSGSIPRFIYNGCPYLPTSLNASFVHPYNPSTAYSSFFTYRALTAMSLPSFASSGDLAVLHNFSGNNFSGPLPSLPIAAERLGKQTVYAFLVSGNGLTGSLPGYLFNKCANLNGLFANFSNNQVSGQIPVEIGETCRSLKLLDLAGNHITGLIPSNFGYLDSLVSLDLSRNELQGPIPESFGQMKALKYLSLAGNDLTGHIPSSLGWLPSLEVLDLSLNFLSGEIPRDLVTLRNLSVLLLSNNKLSGQIPSGLANVTSLSEFNVSFNNLSGPVPLNANSMKCDSVIGNPSLRSCPLVSLSVPSSDLQGRNGVAQQYAASPSASTSKKSGSSGFNSIEIASITSASAIVSVLLALVVLFLYTRKCIPKPTVQGSRREVTVFTPIGAPLTYDNVMQATGSFNPSNCIGHGGFGATYKAEISPGVLVAIKRLSVGRFQGVQQFHAEIKTLGRMRHPNLVTLIGFHASETEMFLVYNYLPGGNLENFIQERSTRAVDWRMLHRIALDIARALAYLHDQCVPRVLHRDVKPSNILLDNNFNAYLSDFGLARLLGTSETHATTGVAGTFGYVAPEYAMTCRVSDKADVYSYGVVLLELISDKKALDPSFSSYGNGFNIVQWACMLLRQGRAREVFTTGLWDMGPHDDLVETLHLAVMCTVDSLSIRPTMKQVVQRLKQLQPPTC